A single Deinococcus depolymerans DNA region contains:
- a CDS encoding VOC family protein: protein MTLRTQPATGGPSPILDLAGVTLEVNSLARGVRFYAQVLGLPLQHLDEDRRTARLGVNAAQTLTLWQPVTRQPNEPWLAPLRARGAGHLHLAFQVRPEDLPRCRTLLDAHALPWQEIDLGTPDAPDPTLYFFDPFGHGLELRTVNRHDPRQPHVAVPDHPLTPDPHALPVLGLREAAIAFGDYAAMKERLPRAYGFAFAKEQDDRDFAQFTLGPWPEPDGNGTPRRWLYAWDPQVGLADMLGGDHALLEFYADVPAVAARVQAEGLPCVTDAGRLAVRDPEGHVFVFRPAPQG, encoded by the coding sequence ATGACCCTCCGCACCCAGCCCGCCACCGGCGGCCCCTCCCCGATCCTGGACCTCGCGGGCGTGACCCTGGAAGTCAACTCGCTGGCGCGTGGCGTGCGCTTCTACGCGCAGGTGCTGGGCCTGCCCCTGCAACACCTGGACGAGGACCGCCGCACCGCCCGCCTCGGCGTGAACGCCGCCCAGACCCTGACGCTCTGGCAGCCCGTCACGCGCCAGCCGAACGAACCCTGGCTGGCACCGCTGCGGGCGCGCGGCGCGGGGCACCTGCACCTCGCCTTCCAGGTGCGGCCCGAGGACCTGCCCCGCTGCCGGACCCTGCTGGACGCCCACGCCCTGCCCTGGCAGGAGATCGACCTGGGCACCCCGGACGCCCCGGACCCCACCCTGTACTTCTTCGACCCGTTCGGGCACGGACTGGAACTGCGGACCGTGAACCGCCACGACCCGCGCCAGCCGCACGTCGCGGTCCCCGACCACCCCCTGACGCCCGACCCGCACGCCCTGCCGGTCCTGGGCCTGCGCGAGGCGGCCATCGCCTTCGGGGACTACGCGGCCATGAAGGAACGGCTGCCCCGCGCGTACGGCTTCGCGTTCGCCAAGGAGCAGGACGACCGGGACTTCGCGCAGTTCACGCTGGGCCCCTGGCCGGAACCCGACGGGAACGGCACCCCCCGCCGCTGGCTGTACGCCTGGGACCCGCAGGTGGGGCTGGCCGACATGCTGGGCGGCGACCACGCCCTGCTGGAGTTCTACGCGGACGTACCCGCCGTGGCCGCCCGCGTGCAGGCCGAGGGGCTGCCCTGCGTCACTGACGCCGGTCGCCTCGCCGTGCGCGACCCCGAAGGGCACGTGTTCGTGTTTCGCCCCGCGCCGCAGGGGTAG
- a CDS encoding agmatine deiminase family protein: protein MSDLSPAATPHDAPHDPTPRELGFGMPAEWAEHAATWMSWPADDDLWFGHLTGVRAEFAGLVRTIARFEPLHLLVRDEESEADARARLDGANVTYHRVPLDDVWVRDNGPIFVRRAQSGGSGDLALTDWQFNSWGGKFNWENDNRVPEYVAARLGTQRWAQPFVLEGGGLEVNGLGVGLTTRSCFLTDTRNPGLTEEGYAALLADTLGVRKLLWLDGGLENDHTDGHIDTITRFTDERTIVTSVEPNPADPNHAVMAKNLADLRGMTDQDGQPFRIVELPLPATYLEGAEGRLPPTYANFYIGNGFVVVPQYGDPNDARALEVLTPLFPGREVIGLSSRAIIEGGGSFHCVTQQQPTGTPWQP from the coding sequence ATGTCCGACCTCTCCCCTGCCGCCACGCCGCACGACGCCCCGCACGACCCCACGCCCCGCGAACTGGGGTTTGGCATGCCCGCCGAGTGGGCCGAGCACGCCGCCACCTGGATGAGCTGGCCCGCCGACGACGACCTGTGGTTCGGGCACCTGACCGGCGTGCGCGCCGAGTTCGCCGGGCTGGTGCGGACCATCGCGCGTTTCGAGCCGCTGCACCTGCTCGTGCGGGACGAGGAGAGCGAAGCCGACGCCCGCGCCCGCCTGGACGGCGCGAACGTCACCTATCACCGCGTGCCGCTGGACGACGTGTGGGTGCGGGACAACGGCCCGATCTTCGTGCGGCGCGCCCAGTCCGGGGGGAGCGGCGATCTGGCCCTGACGGACTGGCAGTTCAACTCGTGGGGCGGGAAGTTCAACTGGGAGAACGACAACCGCGTGCCCGAGTACGTGGCCGCGCGGCTGGGCACGCAGCGCTGGGCGCAGCCGTTCGTGCTGGAGGGCGGCGGCCTGGAAGTGAACGGGCTGGGCGTGGGCCTGACCACCCGGTCGTGCTTCCTGACCGACACCCGCAACCCCGGCCTGACCGAGGAAGGGTACGCGGCGCTGCTGGCCGACACGCTGGGCGTGCGCAAGCTGCTGTGGCTGGACGGCGGCCTGGAGAACGACCACACCGACGGGCACATCGACACCATCACGCGCTTCACGGACGAGCGGACCATCGTCACCAGCGTCGAACCCAACCCGGCCGATCCCAACCACGCGGTCATGGCGAAGAACCTCGCGGACCTGCGGGGCATGACCGACCAGGACGGCCAGCCGTTCCGCATCGTGGAGTTGCCCCTGCCCGCCACGTACCTCGAAGGCGCCGAGGGCCGCCTGCCGCCCACGTACGCGAACTTCTACATCGGAAACGGCTTCGTGGTCGTCCCGCAGTACGGCGACCCGAACGACGCCCGCGCCCTGGAGGTCCTGACGCCGCTGTTCCCCGGCCGCGAGGTGATCGGCCTGAGCAGCCGCGCGATCATCGAGGGGGGCGGCAGCTTCCACTGCGTCACGCAGCAGCAGCCCACCGGGACGCCCTGGCAGCCCTGA
- the queC gene encoding 7-cyano-7-deazaguanine synthase QueC has protein sequence MTEGKKRAVVLLSGGLDSSTVLGMATRDGYACTALSFRYGQRHTVELERAATVAAHFGAVHRVIDINIGSFGGSALTDESMTVPTDGTEDGVIPPTYVPGRNTVFIAVGLSLAEAIDAERVFLGINAVDYSGYPDCRPEYLSAYQTLADLATKAGLEGRGAVLTAPLAEMTKADIVREALAVGVPVGVTWSCYQGGEEPCGVCDSCRIRDRALIEAGRPDLATRYAQARLA, from the coding sequence ATGACTGAGGGCAAGAAGCGCGCGGTGGTGCTGCTGTCGGGCGGGCTGGATTCGAGCACGGTGCTGGGCATGGCGACCCGGGACGGGTATGCGTGTACGGCGTTGTCGTTCCGGTACGGGCAGCGGCACACGGTGGAGCTGGAGCGGGCGGCGACGGTCGCGGCGCATTTCGGGGCCGTGCACCGGGTGATCGACATCAACATCGGGTCGTTCGGGGGAAGTGCGCTGACGGACGAGTCGATGACCGTGCCGACGGACGGGACGGAGGACGGCGTGATTCCGCCGACGTACGTGCCGGGGCGCAACACGGTCTTCATTGCCGTGGGTCTGAGTCTCGCGGAGGCGATCGACGCGGAGCGGGTGTTCCTGGGGATCAACGCGGTGGATTACAGCGGGTACCCGGACTGCCGACCGGAGTACCTGTCGGCGTACCAGACACTGGCGGACCTGGCGACGAAGGCGGGCCTGGAGGGTCGCGGGGCGGTGCTGACGGCGCCCCTGGCGGAGATGACGAAGGCGGACATCGTGCGCGAGGCGCTGGCGGTGGGTGTGCCGGTGGGCGTGACCTGGAGCTGCTACCAGGGGGGCGAGGAGCCGTGCGGGGTGTGCGATTCGTGCCGCATCCGCGATAGGGCGCTGATCGAGGCGGGCCGCCCGGACCTCGCCACCCGCTACGCCCAGGCGCGGCTGGCGTAA
- a CDS encoding 7-carboxy-7-deazaguanine synthase QueE: MKYPVYERFYTWQGEGVHLGRAAYFIRLYGCPQACPWCDSAGTWHRDYRPDGVTLMSEGELADVVRAESPDGAVVVVTGGEPILFDLAPLTDALHALGRRVHLETSGIAPLRGALDWVTLSPKPFGQPPLPEVVAVTDEVKIIVHEPGDIQAGLDTLSGLPDGAVIWLHPEWSKARERDPGVLNAITQAVKENPRLRAGYQMHKLYRADDLDAHSDKRLIPLGGNAELGY; encoded by the coding sequence GTGAAATACCCGGTGTACGAGCGCTTCTACACCTGGCAGGGCGAGGGCGTGCACCTGGGCCGCGCGGCGTACTTCATCCGCCTGTACGGCTGCCCGCAGGCCTGCCCGTGGTGCGACAGTGCCGGCACGTGGCACCGCGACTACCGCCCGGACGGCGTGACCCTCATGAGCGAGGGCGAACTGGCGGACGTGGTGCGGGCCGAGAGTCCAGACGGTGCGGTGGTGGTGGTCACGGGGGGCGAGCCGATCCTGTTCGACCTCGCGCCCCTGACGGACGCCCTGCACGCCCTGGGCCGCCGGGTGCACCTCGAGACGAGCGGCATCGCGCCGCTGCGCGGGGCGCTGGACTGGGTGACGCTGTCGCCCAAACCGTTCGGGCAGCCCCCCCTGCCGGAAGTCGTGGCGGTCACCGACGAGGTGAAGATCATCGTCCACGAACCCGGTGATATTCAGGCGGGCCTGGACACCCTGAGCGGCCTGCCGGACGGGGCGGTGATCTGGCTGCACCCCGAATGGAGCAAGGCGCGCGAGCGGGATCCGGGGGTGCTGAACGCGATCACGCAGGCGGTGAAGGAGAACCCGCGCCTGCGGGCCGGGTACCAGATGCACAAGCTGTACCGCGCCGACGACCTCGACGCGCACAGCGACAAACGCCTCATCCCCCTCGGCGGGAACGCGGAACTTGGGTACTGA
- a CDS encoding 6-carboxytetrahydropterin synthase → MPWKLSSEFTFDSAHVITGYDGPCGRLHGHTYRVRMELSSDKLRPSAHVGRAIMVADFKTLKWAKKDVDAGGLDHAYLNDLPDLGNDTTAEVIAAYIHRKTMDRVRADLPDGDDGADLRLHVTLWETPDSSCEYWE, encoded by the coding sequence ATGCCGTGGAAACTGAGTTCGGAGTTCACGTTCGATTCGGCGCACGTGATCACCGGGTACGACGGGCCGTGCGGGAGGCTCCACGGGCACACGTACCGCGTCCGCATGGAACTCAGCAGTGACAAACTCCGCCCGAGTGCGCACGTGGGGCGCGCCATCATGGTCGCCGACTTCAAGACGCTCAAGTGGGCCAAGAAGGACGTCGACGCTGGCGGCCTGGACCACGCCTACCTGAACGACCTCCCGGACCTCGGGAACGACACGACCGCCGAGGTCATCGCCGCGTACATCCACCGCAAGACCATGGACCGCGTGCGGGCCGACCTGCCCGACGGGGACGACGGCGCGGACCTGCGCCTGCACGTGACCCTGTGGGAAACCCCGGACAGCTCCTGCGAGTACTGGGAGTGA
- the queF gene encoding preQ(1) synthase, with protein MTNTVNTPATAGADCGPQNPGFDRRYDVQGLDAIDVAVLGTFPHVREDDPVRYPGEPMQIEIVTDEFSPVCPWSGLPDFGRLEIRYLPREACVELKSLKYYLTSYRFVGIYHEHATRRVLADLVNLLNPLSMEIRCDYGMRGGLNTICTVRYVAPDHQGA; from the coding sequence ATGACGAACACTGTGAACACGCCGGCCACCGCCGGGGCCGACTGCGGCCCCCAGAACCCCGGGTTTGACCGCCGCTACGACGTGCAGGGCTTAGACGCGATTGACGTGGCGGTGCTGGGCACCTTCCCGCACGTGCGCGAGGACGACCCGGTGCGTTACCCGGGCGAGCCGATGCAGATCGAGATCGTGACGGACGAGTTCAGCCCGGTGTGCCCGTGGAGTGGCCTGCCGGACTTCGGCCGCCTGGAGATCCGGTACCTGCCGCGCGAGGCGTGCGTGGAACTGAAGAGCCTGAAGTACTACCTGACCAGCTACCGCTTCGTGGGCATCTACCACGAGCACGCGACGCGGCGGGTGCTGGCGGATCTGGTGAACCTGCTGAACCCGCTGAGTATGGAGATCCGCTGTGATTACGGCATGCGTGGGGGCCTGAACACGATCTGCACCGTGCGGTACGTGGCACCCGATCACCAGGGGGCGTAA
- a CDS encoding metallophosphoesterase, with amino-acid sequence MRKFLAFGDVHADFDTLWSALRAASCADADGHPTPPVQAGLYQVILIGDLVHPKNEREYARLTGVSRFDPKNPDHLFLAAREQVKHLERLRDYQRAAPHAIHILLGNHDDAVLNTSFVLGTSGGLVHTEFDPEHGGIHLPDHLKHWMRRFPRELRVGNVQFAHVSPLPAHTHYDDLFYADRSPKRWFRESPEYVRMAGLAFGVYGHTQIETGILIDETHGLAMIDALHAREYLELMLNPEQPDPLVSVRAVPF; translated from the coding sequence ATGCGGAAGTTCCTGGCTTTCGGTGACGTGCACGCCGACTTCGATACCCTGTGGTCCGCGCTGCGCGCCGCCAGCTGCGCCGACGCGGACGGACACCCCACCCCGCCCGTCCAGGCCGGCCTGTACCAGGTGATCCTGATCGGGGACCTCGTGCATCCCAAGAACGAACGCGAGTACGCCCGGCTGACCGGCGTGTCCCGCTTCGACCCCAAGAACCCGGACCACCTGTTCCTCGCCGCGCGCGAGCAGGTCAAGCACCTCGAACGCCTGCGCGACTACCAGCGGGCCGCCCCGCACGCCATTCACATCCTCCTGGGCAACCACGACGACGCCGTCCTGAACACCTCCTTCGTGCTGGGCACCAGTGGCGGGCTCGTTCACACCGAGTTCGACCCGGAGCACGGCGGCATCCACCTGCCCGACCACCTGAAACACTGGATGCGCCGCTTCCCGCGTGAACTGAGGGTCGGGAACGTGCAGTTCGCGCACGTGTCGCCCCTGCCGGCCCACACGCACTACGACGACCTGTTCTACGCCGACCGCAGTCCCAAACGCTGGTTCCGCGAGAGCCCCGAGTACGTCCGCATGGCCGGCCTGGCCTTCGGCGTGTACGGCCACACCCAGATCGAGACCGGCATCCTCATCGACGAGACGCACGGGCTGGCAATGATCGACGCCCTGCACGCCCGCGAGTACCTGGAACTCATGCTGAACCCCGAGCAGCCCGACCCGCTGGTCAGCGTCCGCGCCGTCCCCTTCTGA
- a CDS encoding single-stranded DNA-binding protein gives MADLHRVRDALRASMTAWATLDLRGDQARVALAPDLDVLAPQLDQLDPAWSLTWACDSVTPPVVRARLTVHGAVREGLATAHSLQDAKRAALADLARTYGVRPTSDPVWVEYDPEDGANTTELETDTPAPTETPERPLPPEPPRDPQMEKARRHIEDLLEQLKVAGRGGEAARILMRGYGETLEESRAIYKELHAILKG, from the coding sequence ATGGCTGACCTTCACCGCGTGCGCGACGCCCTGCGCGCCAGCATGACCGCCTGGGCCACCCTGGACCTGCGCGGCGACCAGGCCCGCGTGGCCCTCGCCCCGGACCTCGACGTGCTCGCCCCGCAACTCGACCAGCTCGACCCCGCCTGGAGTCTCACCTGGGCCTGCGACAGCGTCACGCCGCCCGTCGTACGCGCCCGCCTGACCGTCCACGGCGCCGTGCGCGAGGGACTGGCCACCGCGCACTCCCTGCAGGACGCCAAACGCGCCGCGCTGGCCGACCTGGCCCGCACCTACGGCGTGCGCCCCACCAGCGACCCCGTCTGGGTCGAGTACGACCCGGAAGACGGTGCCAACACCACCGAACTCGAAACCGACACGCCCGCCCCCACCGAAACCCCGGAACGCCCCCTGCCTCCCGAACCGCCCCGCGACCCGCAGATGGAAAAGGCCCGCCGGCACATCGAGGACCTCCTCGAACAGCTGAAAGTCGCCGGACGCGGCGGTGAGGCCGCCCGCATCCTGATGCGCGGCTACGGCGAGACCCTGGAAGAAAGCCGCGCCATCTACAAGGAACTGCACGCCATCCTCAAGGGCTGA
- a CDS encoding penicillin acylase family protein — MRQKRQADGVRKRSGWAVAGRGALGVTAALLLSLGGAAGWLHVSASPQRGGTAELEGLSGRVTVTRDAWGVPHIRAATDADAVFALGFTHWQDRAWQMDFQRRVAQGRLAEVLGGAALPQDRFLRTWGFERAAEAALPALSAQSRALIRAYTAGVNAAQAQGKVALEFRILGHTPEPWRDVDSVSWSKLMAFDLGGNYEEEVLGAQVVRRLGEDGLDQVMAPYPQGAPTILSADELTGAAQSLTGGARAGTDGPQAAAPGLPHATVQALRSHLLAARTLGLQAVPGKGSNDWVIAGRRTASGKPILADDPHLALTAPMLWYLADVRGDRLRAIGASIPGLPAIVIGRNDRVAWGVTNVNPDVQDLYIEPEDAPLTSRREVIRVKGEADVTLTVRSSAHGPIISDAGAGAVGPRVALKWTALQGGDTTMDAFLGLNYAQTWADFTGALRSYVAPSQNFVYADVDGNTGYYAPGRIPIRSGWDGSLPVSGDGSREWQGFIPFEELPHTLNPADGLVVTANNRVVPGSYPHLLGNDRNWAEPYRARRITDLLGAAGKLTVPDVQRVQLDTTSLVWADLKGPLLATRPGSDRARQALAQLHGWDGNETTGSVPATLFEAWLMQLQEMARDELGNDTVMNSLSVLNQLRGNGELCAVNGNGDCQALLTRTLDAALNDLERRLGPDMKGWTYGQLHTVASNHRAFGRVKALAWLFNHSAPTPGGTNTVNVARPEHGTFRQTHGASYRQIVDLATPNRSVYIGSLGQDGHPLGAHAADQQPRWIAGQYLPMSTDPADWGRTRQLTLTPRP, encoded by the coding sequence GTGAGGCAGAAACGGCAGGCGGACGGCGTGAGGAAACGGTCAGGGTGGGCGGTCGCGGGGCGCGGGGCGCTGGGAGTCACGGCGGCCCTGCTGCTGTCCCTGGGAGGCGCGGCCGGATGGCTGCACGTCTCGGCGTCCCCGCAGCGCGGCGGGACGGCCGAACTGGAGGGCCTGTCCGGCCGGGTCACGGTCACCCGTGACGCCTGGGGCGTGCCGCACATCCGCGCCGCGACCGACGCGGACGCCGTGTTCGCGCTGGGTTTCACGCACTGGCAGGACCGCGCGTGGCAGATGGACTTCCAGCGGCGCGTGGCGCAGGGCCGCCTGGCCGAGGTGCTGGGCGGGGCGGCCCTGCCGCAGGACCGCTTCCTGCGCACCTGGGGCTTCGAGCGGGCCGCCGAGGCGGCGCTGCCGGCCCTGTCGGCGCAGTCCCGCGCACTGATCCGGGCGTACACGGCGGGCGTGAACGCCGCGCAGGCGCAGGGGAAGGTGGCGCTGGAGTTCCGGATCCTGGGGCACACGCCGGAACCCTGGCGGGACGTGGACAGCGTCTCCTGGAGCAAACTGATGGCCTTCGACCTGGGCGGCAACTACGAGGAGGAGGTGCTGGGCGCGCAGGTGGTCCGCCGGCTGGGCGAGGACGGTCTGGATCAGGTGATGGCCCCGTACCCGCAGGGCGCACCGACCATCTTGAGCGCCGACGAACTGACCGGCGCGGCGCAGTCCCTGACCGGCGGCGCCCGCGCCGGGACGGACGGCCCGCAGGCCGCCGCGCCCGGACTGCCGCACGCGACCGTGCAGGCACTGCGCTCGCACCTGCTGGCCGCGCGGACGCTGGGCCTGCAGGCCGTGCCGGGCAAGGGCAGCAACGACTGGGTGATCGCCGGGCGCCGCACCGCGAGCGGGAAACCCATCCTGGCGGACGACCCGCACCTCGCGCTGACCGCGCCGATGCTGTGGTACCTCGCGGACGTGCGCGGCGACCGCCTGCGGGCCATCGGGGCGAGCATTCCGGGCCTGCCGGCCATCGTGATCGGCCGGAACGACCGCGTGGCGTGGGGCGTGACGAACGTGAACCCGGACGTGCAGGACCTGTACATCGAACCCGAGGACGCGCCCCTGACCAGCCGCCGCGAGGTCATCCGCGTCAAGGGTGAGGCGGACGTGACCCTCACGGTCCGCAGCAGCGCGCACGGCCCGATCATCAGCGACGCCGGGGCGGGCGCCGTGGGGCCGCGCGTGGCGCTGAAGTGGACGGCCCTGCAGGGCGGCGACACGACCATGGACGCCTTCCTGGGCCTGAACTACGCGCAGACCTGGGCGGACTTCACGGGCGCGCTGCGCTCGTACGTGGCGCCCAGCCAGAACTTCGTGTACGCCGACGTGGACGGCAACACCGGGTACTACGCGCCGGGCCGCATTCCCATCCGCAGCGGCTGGGACGGCAGCCTGCCCGTCAGTGGCGACGGCAGCCGCGAGTGGCAGGGCTTCATTCCGTTCGAGGAGTTGCCGCACACCCTGAACCCCGCCGACGGGCTGGTCGTCACCGCGAACAACCGCGTCGTGCCCGGCAGCTACCCGCACCTGCTCGGCAACGACCGCAACTGGGCCGAACCGTACCGCGCCCGGCGCATCACGGACCTGCTGGGCGCCGCCGGGAAGCTGACCGTGCCGGACGTGCAGCGCGTGCAACTGGACACCACCAGCCTCGTCTGGGCGGACCTGAAGGGCCCGCTGCTGGCCACCCGCCCCGGCAGCGACCGGGCCCGGCAGGCGCTGGCGCAGCTGCATGGCTGGGACGGGAACGAGACGACCGGCAGCGTGCCCGCCACGCTGTTCGAGGCGTGGCTGATGCAGCTGCAGGAGATGGCGCGCGACGAACTGGGCAACGACACGGTCATGAACAGCCTGTCCGTCCTGAACCAGCTGCGCGGCAACGGGGAACTGTGCGCCGTGAACGGCAACGGCGACTGCCAGGCCCTGCTGACCCGCACGCTGGACGCCGCCCTGAACGACCTCGAACGCCGCCTGGGCCCCGACATGAAAGGCTGGACGTACGGGCAGCTGCACACGGTCGCCAGCAACCACCGCGCCTTCGGCAGGGTGAAGGCCCTGGCGTGGCTGTTCAACCACTCGGCTCCCACGCCCGGCGGGACGAACACCGTGAACGTCGCCCGGCCCGAACACGGCACCTTCCGGCAGACGCACGGCGCCAGTTACCGCCAGATCGTGGACCTCGCCACCCCCAACCGCAGCGTGTACATCGGCAGTCTGGGGCAGGACGGCCACCCGCTGGGCGCGCACGCCGCCGACCAGCAACCCCGCTGGATCGCCGGGCAGTACCTCCCCATGAGCACCGACCCCGCCGACTGGGGCCGCACCCGGCAACTGACCCTCACGCCCCGCCCCTGA
- a CDS encoding MFS transporter, which translates to MLWLRPLTMLRLLALLTLCETVRTGFFVSALPVSGPALPLGAAAIGAMAGAHYLADALAKGPGGLLIGRWGLGAALLPGPLLGLLALLLTRHWPHPASGVLACAAWGLGYAALWPGVMSASQALAVPGRTARALTVSNLSVAPAILTGALAVGPLMKAHPDLTWTALLVTQSLTVLLALSLTRLRLPAPERAAHVWRDWRPVAALLPAAFVQTLAPALLSTVLYPLLDRLTLTLRDLWLPGLLAVITFALSVWLIGRRADRGHPRRALLPGLLLLAVTFALAALPGMTALLPLLGALLGVGYGAFITGWNGLVARTLPEGQRAAAWGTVMAVEALGYAAGPVLGGAAWQLAGVSGVFGLGAAVFLGALLYDLGRARTGRLPGGTVGEAGRG; encoded by the coding sequence GTGTTGTGGCTGCGGCCCCTGACCATGCTGCGGCTCCTGGCGCTGCTGACCCTGTGCGAAACCGTGCGCACCGGGTTCTTCGTGTCGGCCCTGCCGGTCAGTGGCCCGGCCCTGCCGCTGGGGGCCGCCGCGATCGGCGCGATGGCCGGCGCGCACTACCTCGCCGACGCGCTTGCCAAGGGACCGGGCGGCCTGCTGATCGGCCGCTGGGGCCTGGGGGCGGCGCTGCTGCCGGGCCCGCTGCTGGGCCTGCTGGCGCTGCTGCTCACGCGGCACTGGCCGCACCCGGCGAGCGGCGTGCTGGCCTGCGCCGCCTGGGGCCTGGGCTACGCGGCGCTGTGGCCGGGCGTCATGAGCGCCTCGCAGGCGCTGGCCGTGCCGGGCCGCACCGCCCGCGCCCTGACCGTCAGCAACCTCAGTGTGGCGCCCGCCATCCTGACCGGCGCGCTGGCGGTCGGGCCACTCATGAAGGCTCACCCGGACCTGACCTGGACGGCGCTGCTGGTCACGCAGTCCCTGACCGTCCTGCTGGCCCTCAGCCTGACGCGCCTGCGGCTGCCCGCCCCGGAGCGGGCGGCGCACGTGTGGCGCGACTGGCGCCCGGTGGCGGCCCTGCTGCCCGCCGCGTTCGTGCAGACCCTCGCGCCCGCCCTGCTGAGCACCGTCCTGTACCCGCTGCTGGACCGCCTGACCCTGACCCTGCGTGACCTGTGGCTGCCGGGCCTGCTGGCCGTGATCACCTTCGCCCTGAGCGTCTGGCTGATCGGCCGCCGCGCCGACCGGGGCCACCCACGCCGCGCCCTGCTGCCGGGCCTGCTGCTGCTGGCCGTGACCTTCGCGCTGGCGGCCCTGCCCGGCATGACCGCCCTGCTTCCCCTGCTGGGCGCCCTGCTGGGCGTCGGGTACGGGGCGTTCATCACCGGGTGGAACGGCCTGGTGGCCCGCACCCTGCCCGAGGGGCAGCGGGCCGCCGCGTGGGGCACGGTCATGGCCGTCGAGGCGCTCGGGTACGCGGCCGGGCCGGTGCTGGGCGGCGCGGCGTGGCAGCTGGCGGGCGTGAGCGGCGTGTTCGGGCTCGGCGCGGCCGTGTTCCTCGGCGCGCTGCTGTACGACCTGGGCCGCGCCCGCACAGGTCGCCTGCCGGGCGGGACGGTCGGGGAAGCGGGGCGCGGGTAG
- a CDS encoding 4-(cytidine 5'-diphospho)-2-C-methyl-D-erythritol kinase has protein sequence MSHADPAATPVTYFAPAKVNLGLSVRDLRADGYHELHSLMVPLNVGDDLDIAPAATLTLRVQGADLPGDERNLVFRAARAYLDAAGVDGGAAITLHKRLPLASGLGGGSSDAATTLMALARLYPAGVDLPALALKLGADVPFFLLGRAAVASGVGEILAPLPVPPVSLVLVNPGVEVSARDAYAWLDAEEAFTPALDVEAILAALTNGRPAPYLNALQGPVAARHAPIREALAALEAAGLHSPLMSGSGSTCLALARDDAHAHDAAHALARQYPQWWVQATRTL, from the coding sequence ATGAGCCACGCCGATCCCGCCGCCACGCCCGTCACGTACTTCGCGCCGGCGAAGGTGAACCTGGGCCTCAGCGTCCGCGACCTGCGGGCCGACGGGTACCACGAACTGCACTCGCTGATGGTTCCCCTGAACGTCGGCGACGACCTGGACATCGCCCCGGCCGCCACCCTGACCCTGCGCGTGCAGGGCGCGGACCTGCCGGGCGACGAACGCAACCTGGTGTTCCGCGCCGCCCGCGCGTACCTGGACGCCGCCGGCGTGGACGGCGGGGCGGCCATCACGCTGCACAAGCGCCTGCCGCTGGCGTCCGGGCTGGGGGGCGGCAGCAGCGACGCCGCGACCACCCTGATGGCCCTGGCGCGCCTGTACCCGGCGGGCGTGGACCTGCCGGCGCTGGCGCTGAAACTCGGCGCGGACGTGCCGTTCTTCCTGCTGGGCCGCGCCGCCGTGGCGTCCGGGGTGGGCGAGATCCTGGCGCCGCTGCCGGTGCCGCCCGTCTCGCTGGTCCTCGTGAACCCCGGCGTGGAGGTCAGCGCCCGCGACGCCTACGCCTGGCTGGACGCCGAGGAGGCCTTCACGCCCGCGCTGGACGTCGAGGCGATCCTGGCCGCCCTCACGAACGGCCGCCCCGCGCCGTACCTGAACGCCCTGCAGGGTCCCGTCGCCGCCCGCCACGCCCCCATCCGCGAGGCGCTGGCCGCGCTGGAGGCGGCGGGCCTGCACTCCCCGCTGATGAGCGGATCGGGCAGCACCTGTCTCGCCCTGGCCCGCGACGACGCGCACGCGCACGACGCCGCCCACGCCCTGGCCCGGCAGTACCCGCAGTGGTGGGTGCAGGCCACACGCACGCTGTAG